Proteins encoded together in one Citromicrobium bathyomarinum window:
- the pufM gene encoding photosynthetic reaction center subunit M gives MASFHSLYSQIQIHGPYDPGLPLKGHEPPRIIKPVLNRWIGKIGDPQIGPTYLGFCGIASLICGFIAIEIIGLNFWASVHWNPVAFIEGMAWHRLDPPEAKWGFTPFVPLTEGGWWIWAGFFLTASILLWWCRMYLRAKALGMSTHVAWAFASAIFLYLSLGFIRPMLMGSWHEAPPFGIIPHLNWTPSFSVLYGNFYYNPFHCFSIVFLYGSVLLFAMHGGTILAVSRFGGERETEEIVDRGTAAERGALFWRWTMGFNATFESVHRWAYWFAILTTFSGAIGILLTGTVVDNWYLWGVKWGLAPEYPATYPDMTLPPEIAEQVRAATGGTSASLDLSAAPAPAPSPEVSQ, from the coding sequence ATGGCTTCGTTTCACTCTCTCTATTCGCAGATCCAGATCCACGGGCCTTACGACCCTGGGCTGCCGCTGAAGGGCCATGAGCCTCCGCGCATTATCAAGCCGGTCCTCAACCGATGGATCGGCAAGATCGGCGACCCGCAGATCGGCCCGACCTATCTGGGATTCTGCGGTATCGCCTCGCTGATCTGCGGCTTTATCGCGATCGAGATCATCGGCCTCAACTTCTGGGCATCGGTCCACTGGAACCCGGTCGCCTTCATCGAAGGGATGGCGTGGCACCGGCTTGATCCGCCGGAGGCGAAGTGGGGCTTCACCCCCTTCGTTCCGCTGACGGAGGGGGGCTGGTGGATCTGGGCGGGTTTCTTCCTGACCGCCTCGATCCTGCTGTGGTGGTGCCGGATGTATCTTCGCGCCAAGGCACTGGGGATGAGCACGCATGTCGCGTGGGCCTTCGCCAGTGCGATTTTCCTCTATCTTAGCCTCGGCTTCATTCGCCCGATGCTGATGGGATCGTGGCACGAGGCACCGCCTTTCGGGATCATCCCGCACCTCAACTGGACCCCGTCTTTCTCCGTCCTCTACGGCAATTTCTACTACAACCCGTTCCACTGTTTCTCGATCGTATTCCTGTACGGATCTGTGCTGCTGTTCGCGATGCACGGCGGCACGATCCTCGCAGTGTCGCGCTTCGGGGGCGAGCGGGAGACGGAGGAAATCGTCGATCGCGGCACTGCGGCGGAGCGCGGCGCGCTGTTCTGGCGCTGGACCATGGGCTTCAACGCGACCTTCGAGTCCGTCCATCGCTGGGCCTACTGGTTCGCCATCCTGACGACATTCTCGGGCGCGATCGGCATCCTGCTGACCGGGACCGTGGTCGATAACTGGTATCTGTGGGGCGTCAAATGGGGTCTCGCGCCCGAGTACCCTGCGACCTATCCCGACATGACTCTTCCGCCCGAGATTGCAGAGCAGGTTCGCGCGGCCACCGGCGGAACGAGCGCCTCGCTTGATCTGTCCGCAGCACCTGCGCCCGCTCCTTCGCCGGAGGTATCCCAATGA